One Streptomyces sp. 840.1 genomic window, TCCGGCTCCCAGCAGGGCCACGCTCAGAACCTGCCGCCACGAAGGGGTCCAGCGGCGCCAGTTGGACCTGCCCCGGCGGGGGTAGTCGATCCGGCGCCCGCGAAGACGTATCGGGCCGATGGGGCGGATGGGGCGTCGGGCCATGCTCCAGCTCCTCGTTCACCGTCCGCGGCGGGGGCGCGGACTTGTGAGAGGAGATGTTCCGGATCACGGTCAGGTTGTCTCGGAGTCCTGCGCGGCGCCTTCCGGCCGGTGCTCAGAGCGCCGGTTCGCCGCCCCAGGCCGTGAGGATACGGGCCGCCTCCCGGCCCAGCGCCCGGTCGTCGGCCAGCCGGTGCAGCACCTCGGCGCGGCCCTCGCTCGGGCCCGCGTGGCTGAGCGCGGCCAGGGCGTTGTCCCGGACGAGCGGGTCCTCGTCGAAGAGGACGGCGGCCGCCATCGCGTCGTGGACCTCCGGGTCGTCCGCGTAGGGGCCGAGCGCCATGGCCGCGTACTGCCTCACCAGGTCCTCGTCGGGCCCGCGCATCACGGCCAGCAGCGCACGGGTGGCCCGCTGCCGGTGGGTGTCGTCCGTGGGCGGCCACAGCCGCAGGGCCGTCGTGGCCTCGATCCGGGCGAGCTCGTACTCCTCGGTGTCCTCGGTCAGTGCGGCGAGGAACGCCATGGCCGCCGGGTGGTCGGGCCGGTCCGCGAGTACGTCCCGCAGTTCGGTGACGAGTGCACGCTTCTCGTCGCTCTCGGCGGGCAGCGCGCGGAACTGATCGATGAGGCTCTCTGTCCGGTCCATGCTGTGTGGGCTTCCCCGTGGGCGGCCGCGCATTCCCGGACCGGCTGCTTCAGGGCAACTCGACGATGCCGGAGAACAGCAGATAGGCGAGGCCGACCGCGAGGGGGGCCAGCAGCGCGAAGAGGGCGCGGGGCCCGGCCCGGTCCGGCCGGCGCGGCAGGAACCAGCTCACGACGAGCAGGATGAGAGCGACCGCCAGGCAGCACACGAGGACGACGAACGCGGGACCGAAGCTCGCGTCGAACCGGTCTGACTCGGCTTCCGAGCAGGAGTCGCAGGCCATGGGCGAGAGCATGCCCCAGAGCAGCGTGAGGCACGCGAGCGGCAGGGTGACGACGGTGGAGATCAGCGGCGCCACCCAGCCGCCCGGGGCGTTGGACGTAATGAACTCGTTGTCTGCGTCTGTGTCTGGAGCTGTATCGGCCATGTGTGCTATCCAACCCCGGTTCGGACCGGAGCACATGGGTGTCCGTACTCAGATGCCCGGACCCACCGGAGCGCAGGAGCCCGGCCCTCCGGCGGTACGGCCGTCACTGGGACGGCCGGGGTGCCGGAGGGCCGGGCGGACGGGCTCAGTAGGTGAGGGCGTCGGCCATCTCGGCCTGCCAGTAGGTGACGAAGCCGTTGTCGTCCCACATGGTGTTGGCCGGGAGGGACAGCTCGGCCGGGGTGCCCGTGGAGCCCTCCGGGCTCTTGCCGGAGAAGTTGACCTGGAGGTGGGTGCCCTTGCGCGGGGCCGGGCCGGCGCCGGGCTCGCCGATCAGGCCGATGGAGGCGTACGCGGACTGGCCCGGGTCGAGCGTCACGACGGCCTGGGGCCGGCTGTCCTCCAGGATCGGGAAGACGGCCTGCGCGTCGTCGAAGCGGAGCTTGGGCGAGTAGTAGGCGTAGCAGGTCTTGCTGCCCGAGTTGGTCAGGGTCAGCAGCAGGTGGTTGATGGGGCGGGTCACCTTGCTGACGCTGGTCTTGGTGTTCGAGCCGT contains:
- a CDS encoding DUF4232 domain-containing protein, whose amino-acid sequence is MRSSRIRTTALAATALLAALSLTACSGDDGSSTSDNGKAGASVPAASNAGKQTRTDAPAKDADAEADADAAKAKSGGTSNGTSNGTSNGTSNGTSDAAKAGKGSSGSTANKGDATKYGKTVTCDGSNTKTSVSKVTRPINHLLLTLTNSGSKTCYAYYSPKLRFDDAQAVFPILEDSRPQAVVTLDPGQSAYASIGLIGEPGAGPAPRKGTHLQVNFSGKSPEGSTGTPAELSLPANTMWDDNGFVTYWQAEMADALTY
- a CDS encoding HEAT repeat domain-containing protein; translation: MDRTESLIDQFRALPAESDEKRALVTELRDVLADRPDHPAAMAFLAALTEDTEEYELARIEATTALRLWPPTDDTHRQRATRALLAVMRGPDEDLVRQYAAMALGPYADDPEVHDAMAAAVLFDEDPLVRDNALAALSHAGPSEGRAEVLHRLADDRALGREAARILTAWGGEPAL